A single genomic interval of Oncorhynchus mykiss isolate Arlee chromosome 13, USDA_OmykA_1.1, whole genome shotgun sequence harbors:
- the LOC110485124 gene encoding zinc finger protein 180-like, whose translation DCGKRFTSSGIKIHQRTHTGDKSFSCGQCGKSFGQSCLLTRHQRTHTGEKSHGCGQCGKSFGQSCHLTRHQRTHTGEKPHICVQCGKSFGRSGELTVHQRTHTGEKSYSCGQCGKSFAASSTLTQHQRTHTGEKPYRCGQCGKSFGQSCHLMQHQRIHTGKKSYSCDQCGKSFGRPGELTVHQRTHTGEKPYSCDQCGKRCTTSGSLTLHQRTHTGEKPYSCDQCGKSFTTSGNLTLHQRTHTGEKSYSCGQCGKSFFGSGELTVHQRIHTGEKPYSCDQCGKSFGRSGHLVSHQRTHTGERTYSCDQCGKRFDHSGELTYERSC comes from the coding sequence gactgtgggaagagattcacctcgtcaggcattaaaattcatcagagaacacacacaggagataaatcttttagctgtggtcaatgtgggaagagttttggtcaaTCTTGCCTTCTGACaagacaccagagaacacacacaggagagaaatctcatggctgtggtcaatgtgggaagagttttggccAATCTTGCCATCTGACaagacaccagagaacacacacaggagagaaacctcataTCTGtgttcaatgtgggaagagttttggtagATCTGGAGAGctgacagtgcaccagagaacacacacaggagagaaatcgtatagctgtggtcaatgtgggaagagttttgctgcATCTAGCACtctgactcaacaccagagaacacacacaggagagaaaccttatagatgtgggcaatgtgggaagagttttggtcaatcttgccatctgatgcaacaccagagaatacacacaggcaAGAAAtcgtatagctgtgatcaatgtgggaagagttttggtcgACCTGGAGAGctgacagtgcaccagagaactcacacaggagagaaaccttatagctgtgatcaatgtggaaaGAGATGTACTACATCTGGCTctctgactctacaccagagaactcacactggagagaaaccttatagctgtgatcaatgtgggaagagttttacaaCATCTGGCAatctgactctacaccagagaacacatacaggagagaaatcttatagctgtggtcaatgtgggaagagtttttttGGATCTGGAGAGctgacagtgcaccagagaatacacacaggagagaaaccttatagctgtgatcaatgtgggaagagttttggccGATCTGGCCATCtggtatcacaccagagaacacacacaggagagagaacttacagctgtgatcaatgtgggaagagatttgatCACTCTGGAGAGctgaca